CTCTTCTTCCACAAAAAGTACCAGACAAGATGAGCGATATCAAAAGCAGAGGCACAGGAATGTTTAAGTTAATGCCTATATTGTTCGCTTGAATAAAAAGTACAAGGAGATAAAAAGTGAAAAAGGATCAAACCTGAAAAATCATAATCATGGTTCATTTGTTCATCTAAATACGTCAACATACACAAACCCCGATACACAGAATGCTGTCAGCAGGGAGTCCTGTGAGCTCATGAACATCGTGGCATGGGTGCCTAAACGGCAGAGCAGCTGTCTTGCAGGGTGCAAGCTCTCAGGTTTCCTGCTGTTCTCCCGCCAACAGTGTGAATTTCCAGAGAATGAGGTCATATGCTAATGGTACCTTGAAAAATAAATCTCCCAGAGACCCATCAAGCAGACAAACATGCTCTCAGGAAGGGAACATTTGATAACTCCCACCCCGCCAGTCACTGCTATACTACTGTCCTGAGTAAACAACACTAAAATGAGTAGCTAACCATTATAAAACGTCTCGGTAACCCAGCCAGCGCACCGATTAACAACCTGTTCCCTTTATATCTGTTTACCCACTGTCAACTTACTGAACGAGAAAAAACTGATGAATTCATTATCATCCTAGAATTTgctcacatacaaaaaaaagaaaccgTCCCGTTTGAAATACATACCCTCTGACACTCTCTCTAAGACGTGTGTGACTTTCTCGGTCTGTAGGATGTGTGCATTCAAGTACTTTGTGAAGATTCCAGTACTTTTCCCCCCGTCCTGGACCTCAAAAGCCTCAGCATCTTCACATCTGCATCGGTTAATACAGGAAATGTTATTCAAAATAATCAGAGGGCAAACTATTTAGTTATTCTTTTTGTCTGCATGTTGactgaattgaaataaaaaaaggttcTTGAATTTGCAATTGAATATGTATTAAACGGCTCATAAAAAGTACATACGTGGCATAACCATAAACGGTGTTCCCTGTGGGTCCTAAAGGCATAATACCCGAAGGTATGCAATCCTGGTTGTACCTGTATGAAGTAAAATACAGTTCAGGGTATTGAAACAATCAAGCTGCATATTATGAATAACATCTAATAATGTCTACAGAATATAACAGTTTGTTtaataatcatttaaaaaacaaaatgtgAAAATATATGCGTTACTCtcagtttgtgaaaacagaaagGAAGTACTGCACCTACCATTTTCTACATGTGTCCAGAAGCATTACACTCAGTGCAGTCTGTTTCTCCTGCATACTGCGCATGACTCTCTGCACACAGACACAGTTTTCAGGTCGGTACGGTTGTGGAGCATCAACAGCTACCAAGTAATTCCTCCCAGCATGCTCATATCCATGACCCGCATAGTAGAAAAGGCCTGTTGAGAGTGATAAAATATACATCCAATTACACCGGCAAGAccacaaaaaaatgtaatcatatttTCCACCTAACATGAAAAAGTTATCTGATTTCAGTACAGTATGATATGTTTGCTTCCGTCTTTATTTCGTTATTAGCAAGAGAAAGTAGAGAATAGTAACACACAGTATCATTCTGACAAAGCAGTTCTCTTATCCTTATTTTGTTTGATCATAAACATACTTTCATATTACAGCTCTCATTTCATTACTGGGTGTACAGTTCCCCTTAACAATATGACTTGTACAGCTGTATGCTTTAGTTATTAATAGCTCCCATTTTTCATACGATGAGGGGCCACCTTTCTTTTTTGTTTAACACCGTGGATGTGATACACAGAGAATGTATTTGCCTGATTGTGAAGACCCTCTCTCAAAGTGCTTCAGGCATAGAGGAAGTGCCATATTTAGCATGCTGTTACAAATGCCTCTGCTTATTTTTAACCTTATCTGCTCATTCAACCACGAATACGTGTAAAGTAAGATATTGGTACTGTAAACCAAGCGTGACCCATGACGCATGGACAACAAAAGATAATAGCCACAGAACAAACCAGAATAAGTTACAATGTTATATCTCAGATCCAACAAAacggttttttttttgttgcagaaTTTGTCCAAGGACAGAAGGTTAAATCATGAAACAACAGACATATGTAGCTAATTTAGAAACAATTTTATGTAGAGACAAATTATAATCACCATAAACTCCTCTGTCAAGGAGCTGAATGAACTTTTCTATAGCGGCTAGCATCTCCTCTCTGGTGAGGTCCAGCAGGGAAACCACTCTGAAGCCAAGCTGCTGCAGGAGGTTGGCCAGCTGATGCACATCCATGATGGGGGCCATCAAGGCCGGGTGGTGGGAGTAATTCAGGTTGCCAATAAGGAGGGCAACTTTATCAGTGGCTGCAACAAAGATATAAGTTACATTCTAATTAAAGCAACGCAACCTAATTCTCATACATACTGTGATTGTTTTCTATTAAAGCACACTAAAACTAGCGAGGGTTGACACCGAGTTTATTTCGTTATGCGTACCTGTGGTTGCTGGAGTAGGAAGCAGATCCGTTTGCACTAAAGAAGTGTGAAAAAGAGAAGCACAAATCAGTTTCTTCAAACAAAAATCTGATCTTAAGTACTATCATTTTATCAAGAGTGTACACACagggtatttaaaaaaaagaattggACAATATTTTGTGATCCATACTCTACACGCCACAACATAAGTCACAAAAAGGAAAAACACAGCAAGAGCTAGTTTCACTTTACACCTCTTTCCTGTTGTGTGTCTAAGGCTCGGATTATGCACTATTTTAAGTCCTACTTCCTTTTTTGTCTGTAGAAATGGGAAAGTACCTGCTGCATAATGGAAATAACTTCTAAGTACTAAATTAATGGAATGGAAAGAATGTTTTCTTCACAGCCTTTTCATGCGAACTGGAGGAAGTAAAGTACTTTGCTAAAAAGAAAGACTTTAAACTGTGCATAAAAGTTATGACTTACCAATGCCAACATCCACTGGTTCAGTCCATGTCTCTTGTAGTATGTTAGATATGCAGCACAAGTATGATCCTTCATGTTCGGCTGTTGCATTGTCAATCTGCAGGTATTACAAAAGATTATATTCCTATCATTGTTTGTCTTTGGCAAAAATGTCACCAAAGTGCAGTGGATTCATACCCAGTGAAATGAACCAGTAAATACAGAACAGTGTAAACAATCACTGTCAGCACTGAGCTAAGTAAACACTCCGTTCTTACCTGTAGCATGCCAGTAGTCTTATCCTGCAGTGGCTGTCCATTTCTGTACCACTGATAGTGTGGAGTGGGGATGCCAAAGGCAGCGCAGTGGAGAGTGAGTTTTTTACCTTGTCGGACTGTCTGGGGTTTAGGGCTCTCAGCGATTTGTGGCTCGCCTTGCCAGTGAATGGGCAACCCTGATAGAATAAGATAAAAGCAATATGCTTAAAACCTATTTACTGCCAACACCCAAGGGCTATGTTGAAGTATGCAAAAATAACAGAAAAAGCACTACACTACTACAATATAAATTAACATGACAATGGCACAATGCATACCTGATTTATCAATGTCCAACGCCTTCACTTTCACCCAGTCGCTGAACACGCAGTTACAGAAGTTGTCACTTACTCGGCAGATGTAGAGCTGAGATTTGTTAGCTTGTATGGTCAAGTCTTCCTTATTGCCCGCAAACACCTGGAAGTGAAAAGGGAAATTATCATTGCATTATAATTATCAGTACAATAATGTGTTCATCACTTTAATGTTGGAGCTGATAAAGGTGGAGCTTATCATTTTACTGTAAAACAGCTGAGTAGCTAGTGAATTTAACTTATAATAATACAACTATTTGTTGATTATATCTTGTATTATAAATCTGAATCTCAAAATTGCCTAAAGTCATCAAATAAGTTAAGCCTACTGGTgtaaaaagtttaaaatgtATAAGAAGCATAAAGTGGtatctttggaagtttttccttgtctgTTGTGAGGGTCCAAG
This region of Pseudochaenichthys georgianus chromosome 6, fPseGeo1.2, whole genome shotgun sequence genomic DNA includes:
- the malt3 gene encoding mucosa-associated lymphoid tissue lymphoma translocation protein 1, whose translation is MTGSRTKSRRIMISELFIVRHPFSVCVPADHKVTLRVRAEGKGILHYQWFTGDDEEVFAGNKEDLTIQANKSQLYICRVSDNFCNCVFSDWVKVKALDIDKSGLPIHWQGEPQIAESPKPQTVRQGKKLTLHCAAFGIPTPHYQWYRNGQPLQDKTTGMLQIDNATAEHEGSYLCCISNILQETWTEPVDVGIVQTDLLPTPATTATDKVALLIGNLNYSHHPALMAPIMDVHQLANLLQQLGFRVVSLLDLTREEMLAAIEKFIQLLDRGVYGLFYYAGHGYEHAGRNYLVAVDAPQPYRPENCVCVQRVMRSMQEKQTALSVMLLDTCRKWYNQDCIPSGIMPLGPTGNTVYGYATCEDAEAFEVQDGGKSTGIFTKYLNAHILQTEKVTHVLERVSEDLGRDPLVTGKQQVEIKHTLKEPRSLADPVQTAGHTRELHLRDACWRQANKLPRKKRRMFVCGVEVEVSFSALFSNVLMAFATVKTKGPRTQDCTVTLSSIPPMEDIFSGPGRSEEMDSLLFTKSENTDSTLRLCALQKLMESLVIKVDLHYTDMDSKLRQTESQQVDIGKPLVASCKLHRRNHTTPAKKKEGASAQSLGNITSSKPRLHQTQAGPFTRKAECAAKVAVTRGNEPEENDENELQDFTF